One window of Nocardia nova SH22a genomic DNA carries:
- a CDS encoding non-ribosomal peptide synthetase, producing MVFAPDATASAEAPTEAEVRALLAEHVIDDMSEIGLDDDLIECGLNSLGMIHIASLWRSEGIDVNFAELAVEPTIRAWLRLLAERGRTARTTESALTDSDPEAPFGLATMQHAYWIGRRSEQSLGGVAAHLYAEFDGGAVDPERLRGAVGELVARHDMLRARFLESGQQIVPAEPLVPVWSVNDLREIADPDTELDRIRHIKSHQLLDVGAGQVFDVTLTLLPDNRTRLHVDVDMLAADAMSYRTLMSDLSRFYRGESAELAPIRYGYRDYLATKAETTAAEREREQQWWRDHLGDLPDPPELPLVPEAQRVDPYLTTRRNYYASPEQKAALLHWSHERGVTPAVVLAAVFSEVIGRWSSGQKFLLNLPLFNREPVHEDVALLVGDFSSSVMVSVDTTDSASFLDLAKRLQQQLHASALHSAYPGLDVIRDLGRYRGEAVLAPIVYTSGLDLGELFAERVLEDFGDPVWIVSQGPQVVLDAQVVELRGGLLVNWDVREHAFHPGVIDEMFARYSAALDRLLADAAAWDRPCDRELPAAQARRRESANFLAPPTDSEAPGLLHTRFFELARTNPGAVAVCYAGDDGEFDLSYGELAARAAKVATALRARGVRPGDVVSVQVRKGPRQIVAVLGALAAGAVYLPIGMDQPDARRAEMVRIAGVRVAVVDDPEVTEVSDGVRSVPALALDEALAHEPDEVAPHLGDDTRIAYVLFTSGSTGVPKGVAVSHRAVMNTVRRCRELFDVRAEDRSIALSALEFDLSIQDMFGLFEVGGSVVAIDEQVRRDGHRIAELIERFGVTQLYCVPGILDMILTAAQGGDALRSVRTVVVGGDRVGVDLPRRVFDSAAPEVVFAGLGGCTEASIHHTVCVVPRDIPSDWTTVPFGTPLAGVGARVVARDSGLDCPDWVPGELWIGGAGLAQGYLADPGSGGVLTIDAEKTADRFVDRDGTRWYRTGDLVRYRDDGRIEFLGRIDGQVKLRGYRIEPGEIENALRAVEGATDAVVVAEQRGGATRLVAMATTADDTDSESLAARARAVLLDRLPSYMVPEKILVRRELPLTGNGKIDHRAILAAVAAEDSARTYVAPRTSLERALGLIVGEVLDVERVGLDDDFFVIGGDSVRGTTAVARIMEGLDTTDITVGDLFVGRNVRGLAERMCERSEDPARLEVVAEIYVEVVTMSDAEFVEASAELQHPGTVDE from the coding sequence ATGGTGTTCGCCCCTGATGCAACCGCTTCGGCGGAGGCACCCACCGAGGCGGAGGTACGCGCTCTCCTCGCCGAACACGTCATCGACGACATGTCGGAGATCGGCCTGGACGACGATCTGATCGAATGTGGCCTGAACTCGCTCGGGATGATCCATATCGCGTCGTTGTGGCGGAGCGAAGGCATCGACGTGAACTTCGCGGAGTTGGCGGTGGAGCCCACGATCCGCGCGTGGCTACGCCTGCTCGCGGAGCGCGGGCGAACGGCTCGAACGACGGAATCGGCGCTCACCGACAGCGATCCCGAGGCGCCGTTCGGCCTGGCGACGATGCAGCACGCCTATTGGATCGGCCGCCGATCCGAGCAGTCCCTGGGCGGTGTCGCCGCGCACCTGTACGCCGAATTCGACGGGGGCGCCGTCGATCCCGAGCGGCTGCGCGGCGCGGTCGGCGAACTCGTCGCCCGGCACGACATGCTCCGCGCGCGATTCCTGGAAAGCGGGCAGCAGATCGTCCCGGCGGAGCCGCTCGTACCGGTCTGGTCGGTCAACGACCTGCGTGAGATCGCGGATCCCGATACCGAACTCGACCGGATCAGGCACATCAAATCCCATCAGCTGCTCGACGTGGGCGCCGGACAGGTCTTCGATGTGACACTCACACTGCTGCCGGACAACCGGACGCGCCTGCACGTCGATGTCGACATGCTCGCCGCCGACGCCATGAGCTACCGAACGCTGATGTCGGACCTGTCCCGTTTCTACCGTGGTGAGTCGGCCGAGCTGGCGCCGATCCGGTACGGGTACCGCGACTATCTCGCGACGAAGGCCGAGACGACCGCGGCCGAGCGCGAGCGCGAACAGCAATGGTGGCGTGACCATCTCGGCGATCTCCCGGATCCGCCGGAGCTGCCTCTCGTGCCCGAGGCACAGCGCGTCGATCCGTATCTGACCACCCGCCGCAACTACTATGCCTCCCCCGAGCAGAAGGCGGCGCTGCTGCACTGGTCGCACGAGCGCGGCGTCACTCCGGCCGTGGTCCTGGCCGCTGTCTTCTCCGAGGTGATCGGCCGCTGGTCCTCGGGCCAGAAGTTCCTGCTGAATCTTCCGCTGTTCAACCGGGAGCCGGTGCACGAGGACGTCGCGTTGCTCGTGGGCGACTTCAGCAGCTCGGTCATGGTGTCGGTCGACACCACCGATTCCGCCAGCTTCCTCGATCTCGCCAAGCGGCTGCAGCAGCAGTTGCACGCGAGCGCCCTGCATTCGGCGTATCCGGGCCTCGATGTCATCCGGGACCTGGGCAGATACCGCGGCGAGGCGGTCCTGGCGCCGATCGTGTACACCAGCGGACTCGATCTCGGTGAGTTGTTCGCCGAGCGAGTGCTGGAGGATTTCGGCGATCCCGTCTGGATCGTCTCCCAGGGACCGCAGGTCGTCCTCGACGCGCAGGTGGTCGAGTTGCGAGGCGGTCTGCTCGTCAACTGGGATGTGCGCGAACACGCGTTCCATCCGGGCGTCATCGACGAGATGTTCGCCCGCTACAGTGCCGCGCTCGACCGGCTGCTCGCCGATGCGGCGGCCTGGGACCGGCCGTGTGACCGGGAACTTCCGGCAGCACAGGCGCGCCGTCGCGAATCGGCGAATTTCCTTGCGCCCCCGACGGACTCCGAGGCGCCCGGGCTGCTGCACACCCGGTTCTTCGAACTCGCGCGGACGAACCCCGGTGCGGTGGCGGTCTGCTACGCCGGGGACGACGGCGAGTTCGACCTGAGCTACGGCGAACTCGCCGCACGCGCGGCGAAGGTCGCGACGGCACTGCGGGCGCGGGGCGTGCGGCCGGGCGATGTCGTGTCCGTCCAGGTGCGCAAGGGACCGCGCCAGATCGTCGCGGTGCTCGGCGCATTGGCGGCCGGGGCGGTCTACCTGCCGATCGGAATGGATCAGCCCGATGCGCGCAGAGCCGAGATGGTGCGGATCGCCGGGGTGCGGGTGGCCGTGGTGGACGACCCCGAGGTGACGGAGGTTTCCGACGGGGTTCGATCGGTTCCCGCGCTCGCCCTCGACGAGGCACTCGCCCATGAGCCCGACGAGGTGGCGCCCCATCTCGGCGACGACACCCGAATCGCGTACGTGCTGTTCACTTCCGGCTCGACCGGCGTGCCCAAGGGCGTCGCGGTCTCGCACCGGGCGGTGATGAACACCGTGCGGCGGTGCCGGGAACTGTTCGACGTGCGCGCCGAGGATCGCTCGATCGCGTTGTCGGCGCTCGAATTCGACCTGTCCATCCAGGACATGTTCGGGCTGTTCGAGGTCGGCGGCAGTGTCGTCGCCATCGATGAGCAGGTGCGCCGTGACGGGCATCGGATCGCCGAGCTGATCGAACGTTTCGGAGTGACGCAATTGTATTGCGTACCAGGCATTCTGGACATGATTCTCACCGCCGCACAGGGCGGCGACGCGCTGCGGTCGGTCCGCACGGTCGTGGTGGGCGGCGACCGGGTCGGCGTCGATCTGCCGCGCCGGGTCTTCGATTCCGCCGCACCGGAGGTCGTCTTCGCCGGCCTCGGCGGATGTACCGAGGCGTCCATTCACCACACCGTCTGCGTCGTCCCGCGTGACATCCCGTCGGACTGGACCACCGTGCCCTTCGGCACTCCGCTGGCCGGAGTCGGGGCGCGCGTCGTCGCCAGGGACAGCGGACTCGACTGCCCCGACTGGGTGCCCGGCGAATTGTGGATCGGGGGCGCCGGATTGGCGCAGGGCTATCTGGCCGATCCGGGATCCGGTGGAGTGCTGACGATCGATGCCGAGAAGACCGCGGATCGATTCGTCGATCGGGACGGCACGCGCTGGTACCGGACCGGAGATCTGGTGCGGTATCGCGACGACGGCCGGATCGAGTTCCTCGGGCGGATCGACGGCCAGGTCAAGCTGCGCGGCTATCGGATCGAGCCCGGTGAGATCGAAAACGCCCTGCGCGCGGTGGAGGGCGCCACCGATGCCGTCGTGGTCGCCGAACAGCGCGGTGGTGCGACACGTTTGGTGGCGATGGCGACGACCGCGGACGACACGGATTCCGAGTCTCTGGCGGCGCGGGCGCGCGCGGTCCTGCTCGACCGGCTGCCGAGCTACATGGTTCCCGAGAAGATACTCGTACGCCGGGAACTGCCGCTCACCGGTAACGGCAAGATCGACCACCGTGCCATCCTGGCCGCGGTCGCGGCAGAGGATTCCGCGCGCACCTACGTCGCGCCGCGAACCTCGTTGGAACGTGCCCTGGGGTTGATCGTCGGCGAGGTCCTCGATGTCGAGCGGGTCGGACTCGATGACGACTTCTTCGTCATCGGAGGCGATTCCGTCCGTGGCACCACCGCCGTCGCGCGCATCATGGAGGGTCTGGATACGACCGACATCACGGTCGGTGATCTGTTCGTCGGGCGAAATGTCCGAGGACTCGCCGAGCGGATGTGTGAACGTTCGGAGGATCCGGCGCGTCTGGAGGTCGTGGCCGAGATCTATGTCGAGGTCGTCACCATGTCGGACGCCGAGTTCGTCGAGGCGTCCGCGGAACTTCAGCATCCGGGGACCGTGGATGAATGA